DNA from Prosthecobacter fusiformis:
GCCACCTCTCCACCGATTTCTAAAAGAAAGTTCTTTAGACCTTGAGCCTTGAGCATGGTGAGTAGTGCATCCATCGCATATCCTTCCGCGACGGAGGCCACATTGATCTGCACCCCTGACTGCGTCTTTTTTAAAGAGGGGGGTTGGATCTCGATCGCCAGCTTATCCCATCCAGTCTGGCTAAGCGCCTCACGGATTTCCTTGTCCGCAGGCACTTGAGCTGAATGCTGGGTGCGGCTAAAGCCCCAGAGAGCCACCAAGGGAGCTATCGTCACATCTAGGGCACCGCCTGTTTCTTCCGCAATCCGCCGGGCTAAGTCCACCGTTTCCGCTACCGAGGCGGGCACCGTCTGCCACTCTGTACTGGTATTCCGATTCCAGCGGCTCAGGTCAGACTTCTCGTCCCAATGTGAGATTTCTTTTTCCAACGAGTGGAGTTCATCACGAATGAGAGCTTCGATTTCACTGGACGTCGCCCCTGAAACAGGATCAGCGATTTGCAGGCTCCAGGTCGTTCCCATCGTGTTTCCATGCAGCAACTGAGACCCCTCTTGGCTACACCCAGCTATCAAAATGCAGCCCAAAACCGGGAGGCAGGCTAGAGAATTGAATAATGTATTCATAAAGCGTCAAAACGCAGGACTCAATGGAACAACACTGAGTTTAGAGCA
Protein-coding regions in this window:
- a CDS encoding FAD:protein FMN transferase; translation: MGTTWSLQIADPVSGATSSEIEALIRDELHSLEKEISHWDEKSDLSRWNRNTSTEWQTVPASVAETVDLARRIAEETGGALDVTIAPLVALWGFSRTQHSAQVPADKEIREALSQTGWDKLAIEIQPPSLKKTQSGVQINVASVAEGYAMDALLTMLKAQGLKNFLLEIGGEVAAAGYSREGGPWQVGIQAPDGARGEPLETIPLTNTCIATSGSYRHRFEKDGRTYSHLLDPHTGRPIEHKLVSVSVIHPSCALADGYATALMVLGPVKGRQVAERLGLRVIWLEEP